The window cagggtgaatcatgagaaaacctgaTTTAATAGGTGAAAACCCTGGTTTACCGGACCCCTATAATCTTGATTTTTCTGggtagtttggaggaggtataaaagggtcaagaacctcattctttgactcatcttgggtttgggacttcgttcctctccttggggaagggtcctccccttagggggaaaccctagagcttcattcacctCCATCCCTTGACGATCCGTTCATcaccggagcaaggaggcatccccaaaaCATCGGAAACAtcgacaagcatctcttcttccccttcttctcacatctagggttgtaagtatgctttactttatgttttggggttgttcttcctttgcaatgCAGTAGATCTcctttctaggattagggagtatatGTGATGTGATGGAAATGTAAAACTATGTGAATTTaccatgtttctattcaatgacttgttaatgccttgttcatgtttgatgaaatgtgtgtgtgaagcttatatatatcttttgtatgttttatcaaatggttgtgtagaattgttaatcccgtaggggggatatcttagatcgtatgaccgaggggcgtcagTGACAGGCTGCCCCGTTAACAGACGTCTAGGGTAACCTTGAAaagagaagcaaatctccacaaggaagtagggaatCGGGCATACtcattatttctatttctatgttattgtgtgttagtgtgtttttgTGTAGTATGACAGAGGGGCATTAGTGACAGGCTACCCTGCTAACGGACtttataggaatcacttccatttagtagcatagggcatggagtaggagatcatgtcgACTTATCCACTACAGGGGAGAGTTGGTAatgcatctaacttcctacaagagcatgaacatagaggatatgAACTaaacaatctatgtaacatcgcctagcatcacaaggaaaccaaaatcctagaatcgcaCTTTAAACCATCTCTCACATCCTCTTAGCTCAACCTCTCTCAAGATCCAccatctcttctctcttctctttctcttactctcctTTCTAACTAATCTTACGTttatctagataattcaccgtgcgaagttaactagtgcttaattaacagttcttgtggattcgatatctttttattactgacgatgaaaccgtGTACTTGCAGTTGCATAACAAGAAgctctagttgcggctaggcaagcaAGACGTAGTAGGTCACGTGACTGAGAGGCAAGGAAGTCTTAATAGGTCAAGTGGACCGAGAGGTAGGAAGACCTAGTAGGTCGATTGGACCGTGGGGCAGgaaaacctgatgggtcaaggATTAGACGTTAAACGGATTGGCTTTCcgcttgaggggggggggggggggggcctgtggtccttcatttgaggggacCGGGATTCTTGGGGTTACAAAGTTATAAataaagtctcacattgaaaaatatgggaaagatcatgggtttataaggaaAAGATATATATCCATTCGTATAAAGCTTATTGGgcagagcccaaaaataaaatcataaggacttaggcctaaagtggacaataccaTATTTTATAGTTAACATTAAATGTACAAGTGTTTCTTGATTATAAATTAGTCTATTATTATAGTTtacatattaaatatttaatttattggaTCAGTTAGCCTAGGTCAGTAGATTTTTTTAGCTACACCCATGTCCGACTCTAACTCTTGACTCCCAACTTTGACTCTCAACTCGGTTCCACTCAACCGACTTTAATTCTTTATTCCCGTTCCAAGCGCTCCTTGGCTAAAATCGAAATGACCCTAGTTGTCAAAAGTTATAACGATGAGCTATCATTTAATGAGGATGTGGGCAACATTGCTGTTGTGGAGAGGAAGGTGGGAAATACAAccatttattcaaaataaatgagtAGCAATGACCATTTATTTCTAGAAAACATGGTAACGATGATAAAAAACTAGGAGTGCGAAGAGAACGTAGAAGATAATCACAGCCCTATAAAGGGTAGTTTGTCCTCAAGAGAAGAGGTATGCACACATAACACAAAAAAACCCTAATTCCTTTACATTTCTTCAACTTTTTCTTCGTACTTGAGTGTTGAAGTGATTATGTCGGGAAACCCCTGACCATCATTTTAACCTACTCCTCTTGACATGTTTTTCCTCTCAGACTCCTTAGGAACAAGTTACGCAAGACCACATGTTCGGGTAATCAAAAAATTATCAGCTCTTAGCAACCAATCATCAGCAAGTTGACCATCAATGTTCTCATACTAGAtccataatatatattttttaaaattgtgaaaaaatattgaaaatattaaaaaaattataaagcaATACTTAAGAAACAAATAGATAAACATTTACTATAttacaatttatatttaatttaaaatttttaatatcataAAAACAATATAATACAACTTCAATTTTACATCTCAAATCTCATCCACATATGTTATAtcttaagtttgaaattttaGAGACAAATATGTATCTTCTAATTCAATCATTATTTAGTAGAAGGATCAGAATTAATATAGTCATCTCTTCTAGATATATATATTTACCTAAGCATGCCCATCACAATATCTCTTAATTATTTTCCACGAATATGCCACATCTTTCCATTAAGTTTCTAGTTCATACGACTTTGAATTTTCTATTTACACATTTAATTAAACAGTTTAATTGTTCAACAATCCTATGCATGCAAGTCTTTCTTGACTTAAGGCTTGTAATCTTTTTAGTCATCCATACATTTTTGTGTTAAAGTCCTGTCGTATTTATTTTTTCTActagatttttttattaaattatccATTACTTGGTTAATAAGTAATGAGATTAATTGCCTCCACCATCTCTCTATAAATTCCCTGCTTTGCGGCATGAATCTCCACAAGCTTGAATCATGGCTACATCAACCAACGCCGCGCTctgtttcttcctcttcctcctccctctctCCATTAACGCCGCCACCTTCCAGATCGTCAACAGCTGCTCAAACACCGTCTGGGCCGCATGGGCCACCACCGGCCCCCAGACAGGCGGCGGTAACCAGCTCAACCCGGGGCAGTCCTGGACCGTCAACATCAACGCCGGCTCCACCGGCGGCCGCATATGGGCCCGCACTGGGTGCTCCTCCGACGGCAGAAACTGCCAGACCGGCGACTGCGGGATGCTGCAGTGCCAGGGCTACGGCCGGGCGCCCAACACCCTCGCCGAGTTCTCCCTCAACCAGAACAACAACCTCGACTTCTTCGACATCTCCAACGTGGCCGGCTACAACGTGGGGATAGACTTCAGCCCCACCACCGGCGGGTGCCGAGGGATCCGGTGCTCCGCCAACATCGTGGGGGAGTGCCCGGCGCAGCTGAGGGCGCCGGGGGGCTGCAACGACCCCTGCACCGTGTTCGGGACGCAGCAGTACTGCTGCAACAATGGACCGTGCGATCCCACGGATTTTTCAAGGTTCTTTAAGGCGCGGTGCCCGGACGCGTACAGCTACCCGCAGGACGATCGAACCAGCACCGTCGTCTTCACCTGCCCCGGCGGCACCAACTACAGAGTCACCTTCTGCCCTTGATCGACTTGAAGCATGCATGAGATcgtatatatataattactacTATAAGTCAATAAGATTTACAAAGATCTAGCTAATTCGACACGTTTCTATAATCATGGAGAATAAAACATGTGTGCTAGCTGAATTACTAGCGTGAGGTCCTCTGTTCACGCCTGTTCCTGCTATCCATCAATTAATATATTATTAGATTGCCATCAATATGATAATAGCTTTTatctttattttccttttctttcttttgtctACTTCTGttcattaattaatttatgatgcTGTTTGTTTGTTGGGTTGAGTCATGACATCAGATTGATATTTCTGTTCTTGAAAGCTACTGCCACCTAGATAAGGATTATGTtgtgtttatatttttttttagttgagagaacaagaaaagaaaagaaagtagaGACAGAGAGacgaaattaattaatttcttagtcatcagTTTTTCCTCATCTATTGAATGGTAAGCTTGAAAATTGTGCCTTTTCACATGGAATAAGATTTGATTTTCCCACTAATTCAAAATTCATTCTCGAAAGTAAACACAACATCAGGAGTTAAAAGCCATGGGACATGGTTTTCCGTGAATAAAGACTTTGAAAATACCCCAAGATAAAACTCACAAAACAAAACCGTAAAATATTTGACAACTAAAATAATTACCTCATAATTAAGGTTTATTTATATAAATGGTAAAAGAAGTTAGGCATCCATTCACTGACACGTCCTCTTCATTTGGGATCCTATTATTTATTAATCTCACTTTTATACTCTATTTACTTGAAGGAGCGGATGAGTGAGGGAAAAGATTTCATTGTAGAAAAATATCTCATTGGAGAGGGAAgagataaggaaaagaaagaaagggaagagaaaaaAATCTCTAGGGAAAGAAGAGTTCTGGTGTTCTACGACTTGGTGCTCATCTATAGGTGATTTCCTATGTTAAATGTAGGATTTTGATGAGTTTTGAATTGGAGTTCGATGGAAGGACTGATGGCTGAGGATTTTGGCGATGCTATGGTAGTCAACACAaccttcaaagaaaaaaaaataaaaggtagTGAGTATAAAATACTCAATAGGTATAAGAAAGATAATACATAATACTACATATAAGGAGATTGAAGGAAACAGTCTCATATAATAATACTTACTAGAAAAATAAAAGTACCAATATGATCATCTGCTaacaaaaacataaaaaataatatatcccTCTATTCTGCTCAACTAGGTATCACAAAAAATCGAAAGTACATACAATACATTCAAACATTATCTGCATaaaataagcatataacaagtatatAAACAAATCTTGACTGCGAGCAAATTAAACTCGTGTTACAAATATTTGGTCTAGTGTATAGTCAGGGTCACTATCTGCGGCCAAACTCATGCTATTACTATCTGGTCTAGTGGGCAGACAAGATGAAATAGCTATCTACTTCCTCAGCTATTGACTGAGGACGAAATCACACTACCACTATGTAGTCTAGTGGACAGTCAGAGCGTATAAATGTTCCTGTCTACAGACAAACTCACGCTTCCATTATCCGATCTAGTGGGTAGTCCAAATTGTATATATACAAACAAATCAAATAAGTAGTAAAAATCTCATCCATGAGTAAAACCCTACCAGTTATACTACGGTCTAATAACATCATGTTTATAAATAACATCATGCAAGAATACAATAAGACTGCATGGATATCAAGAAGCaacatagagtagatatcaaggtaAAAATAACTACTAACTACTATAGGCAGCTAGATCATGCATTAAAATCAAAGAAACTACGAAGGTAAGGAAAAACTATCCATCTTAACGGTAGAATATGCTGACAATCTTCTAGTCAAAGTTTCTATCTcattacaacaaaaaccctcatagacatcggttttccaccggtgtctattacattttcgaccgatgtctatgaagccgatgtaaaatgtctgccattttagacatcgggttaaaaccggtgtagtatcacttaacgacaccgtttcatcaacggtgtaaaatcggtgtaatattatatgttaataacaccaattttggcagcggtatacgaccgatgtaatattagttaataacatcggtttattgcggtggaaaaccgatgtaatatctgtattttttaacagcacaaatttgatttccgaaacaatgaaaaatcgacagtaacaaaaaaaaaatacacaaatattcacaaattacacaaatattcttcattcaacagtatccataaaatacacaaatattcacaattacataatcttcttacaacagtatccataaaatacacaaacattctttttacatcaaaagctaatagatatcagaatcaaggtagaacattcttttaacaatacatcaaggtagaaccgcacttcaaatgtaatctagcatgcattcagcccactcgaaccgcacttcatcaatttcaactctggagtacttgagatttgtaaactgtaaaaacacataaataatatattagtaaagatgcaattttgaaagctggaaatggtaaagatgtaattttgatttatttatttttttccaaatatctgCTCTAGCTCTAACGAGGCCAGTCTAGTTTTTCTGATCTCTATCCTTCTAACACTTCAAATCAAGCATTTTGAAAGCTTTTCAGTCTGGTTTTGCAATGAGAACTACCAATAAACTAAATTTGGAATGCAAAATATCTAAACCAAAGAAAGTCTCTTTCTAATTGATACTTGCAACAAAGATAATCTACAATACTTTATACAAAGTTAATTCATGATCAGGACCCAATAATCCACCatatatgtcaaataactaaaacaaatgtgtacatgtatcaaataaaatagaatactaagtttttaaaggctgctgtggaagactattgttcataatgcttaattcattgaaggataattgcgcgcatatatgacacttagtatatgctgcttagaatataacatagataatttgctcctttttATTAAAGTGtagagattgataagaaccgacagcatcatacaacaaattactaggcatgataatggttgaattcAAAAATCATGGAAAGACCAAGAGCATCATATAACAAATCAGTGACCCTGAATTCTATTGAACTATTAATCATAGACGAGCACATAGCTGCCAAAATTGAAATAGAGAAGTTCAAAGACTACATAGAAACACATtaagcaccaggggaaaagcatagcaACAGCAAGATCTGATATAATGAGGGAAAAGCTAAGAGAcgttcataatcaatcaaaatcaaatatgagtttgtatcaattatgatactgaagcaatgttggaaaatgcaacaaattatctttagagcttatatgcaaaatggaagatattgtattattaccattgctggaagtgaatccttgtggtcaactccaaaattttcaattttatctttcatatatcgcatgatataaaaatcACATTGCTCCGCAtctggttgttgaggagcctatgttagaaaagaaatattggaataactcattcgaggatagtgaaacagttgctaatcaaaaggatcagacataccttgacaacttctcatgttggttgttttttccctttccttcccacCTTCGCATTATACAAtttcaaggcccttcatgcatataacccgtgggaattgtattaccacatcaaaatacatccatgtttcaacaaaggtaagaaaagaagccaaaaaacttacatgttgacaacatatttccaatcttgatcacgaatgcggtgacCAAGAGGATCTAACAAAAAAATTAATCTCcatctcaacattgatgatagtcaaaatgcagtgaaaactacacaaagaaatataattagtgtatgcATCCTACAtgttctcaaaatatgcaagtgagagtgatatataatgttctCCAGTGGCATCTATGTCAAACTCCAAATTGATGCAGGACCGGTCCGAAGCTGAAGTATGAAGCTCTCGTCTTACAGATCTCGAGCCCGCTCCTATAAGTATAGGATACGAATTAAAACTAAGTACTATCAAAAATCTTACTAACCATAGTCTACATAGGTAAATCATTTAATTATCCCTTTTGTAATTGTCTTACTTTCTTATGGAGTATGTAATAAATCTGTGCAACTTCAACTGATTAAAGATCCGGTAATTAATCATCTACGAATTAATTAATCAACCTATTAATTAATCAtctataattaaatctatttaatcATCAAATAAACATTATTAGAGTATTAGCTTACATAAAAGTTATTAGATTAATGAGACCAATcctatttaattaactaatataatcttaattaattaatcttctAATCAAACCAATTAATAATAAACCATTTAATTACCTATTTTCCATCTCCGACGGCACAGCAGCACGCGGATCGGCAGCGGCGGAGTAGGTCATGGTTCAGTCACAATGGAAACGCGACGATGGACGAAAGACAACGACGACGGCGAGGTCGTCGGCGTCGAGGGACAGTAACGACAGATGGTGTGGAATCTCGTCGCAGCAGTGAACAGGCCGACGGGGCTGGAGTTGCTCGCGGCCGATAGCGCAAGAGAAGAAAACCGAGCCACATCTGGGGCTATTCACGGTGGCCAGCATATCTGGGCGAGGACAACACACGTGCAGGGACGACAGAGGTCCCGAAGTGGTGGTTGTTGCTCGGGGAGGACGACGCAGAGAGGGAGGCCACCTGCCGGTGTTCGGGGCTCTCGTCGCAAAGAGGAGAGAAGGAGACGTAGGAGAGGGAAGTAGATAAAAAAGCGGCGTCAGCGTCCCCTGCCCGCGAGCATCGAGCGTCGCCGGTTCAGACGCGCGGCGGCACCGCGTTCTAAACCGTCCTCCTAAGTAAACATATCATTAAATAACTTTTGTAATAATCTTACATACggagaaaatttcatttttagtCGTATTTTCGATAACTACCTAATTGGTCGAATTCCACActaaaaaaagattaaaattggAAAAGAAAATATTAATGTACTAAGAATGTGAATTTGTAGATAACAGTCAAATTTGGAAAAAGTATAATGTACAGGGCTAAAAAATATAATTCCCTTACTTATGGATGACAATACCAATCTAAATCCAGCATAAAGATATACAACTTAAGAAGCAATTCTTAGAGTTAGAGGGTTTTcgatacaataaaaaaaatagatactGCAATCCAACACTACCAAAAAAAAACACCCtttaaagataaaattattaGTCGCTAATTGAACATAGTGACCGATTATTGTCATAACTGTGAAATTGGCATGACATCATTTAACGACGGAATTAAATATTCTATCGCTGCAAaagatgaaatttaatttttgtcACTAAATATAACGATAGATTTAAAATTTcatcattaaaaataaaaatttcatttctaattttagaGACGAATATTAAATTTCATCTCTGGTAAGTATTACTAAATTCGTTAACAGTGCTGTGATATTCTAGCCAAACCTAGCGATGGAATATCAATATGTCGCCGCTAAATAGAGACAAATTATTAAAAATTCACCGCTAGGTGTAGatattaaatatgaaaataatgtTGTCATTTTTAGCAACAGATTTGAAAAATTCCTTCATTAGTTATCACATTTTAGCGatggaaattttaaatttcatctcTAATTATTGCATATTAGCGACGACATTTTTAAATTTTGTCGCTAATTATCACATTATAGCGTCGGGATTTTAAATCTTGTTGCTAATTATTACATTTTtagtgataaaattttaaaattctattgcTAATTATCGCATTTTCTGTAAttacaaaactatttttttcacaTTTTCTCTTGTTTACATATATATCAATCAACTCCATCACAAACGATGATTTTCAAACATATTCACATTACACATTCTCAAACATAATATTTACATTACACATTATAACATTATACAAATGAAACAATCCACATAGCACATTCATAAAAACTGAAAGTATTAAATCCAATCTAAATTAAGTATCAAATTCAATTCAACAACAAAACAAAGAAGAATATCCATATATCTCAAATAAAGTATAATACATCTGAATATAATAATATGAAATATAGCACCTCATACCTCATACGACAATCAAATCCACTCCAAAACTAGCTAATAGTATTCAATTTTGCGGAAAGTATAATACAAAAACCATTAATGAAACAAGGAAAAACTAGTCATACATCATTTGAATAATGACtaacaaattaaattcaaactaaacaAGGTGAACACTTTAATAATATGATTAGTTTGGATAGACAAAGTATGTTAGCTAGAAAATTATTCTACACACCTGAATACTAGTTTGAATATCCGTTGATGGTGATATATAGAATAGATCTACAATGCACCTGAAAAGATATAATACAATTAGAGATGCATCTAATATGAAATATAATAGATTTATTTTGCATGTTTCATAAGTGATAAACAAAAACACACAAAAGTAAAATGCTCATCCAACTTTGAGTCCGCTACTCATCAATATGGTCTTGAATGTCCTAAGTCTCCTAAGAGTCAAACAATGCAGCATTTGAACCATCCGAGCTATGAATTTTTGTGTTTCCCGTCCAATTTCCTCATATCTCATTCGGGATCGTCGCTCCTCTTCAAATTCTTTCGCTAATGTTGAGAACCAATTCTTTAAATCTTGATTTTCTTGTACTAAGGCATCTACTCTAGTAGATGATCCAAATCCGTTAAATGATCGACTGGGACGACCTCTAGCTCTAAGggcgtgtttggttcaagttatcaaacataaccttggttatgtgattaccaggtaatcacataactaaggttatggggaataaaacataaccataacgttgtttggttcaatcaaggtaatactataatttaatttaacatttaatatattacccttagttgaatttgatattcaattaatttttgaaaataaattaaattaaattaataatattaataaataataagttGATGAAAtatgtaataaataaatataattgatttaatttttttttaaattttatatatatatatatatatatatatatatatatatatatatatatatatatatatatatataattaaaataaagttaaatatttgattagaaaatttaattctatctcgtgtgtatatatatatatatatatatatatataattaaaataaagttaaatatttgattaaaaattttaattctttCTCGTGTTACTGTGCTTCTTCCACAATCTAGAATTCTACTGTGCTCTTCCACAATCTCGCATTCTCCTCTGTAAGCGGTGTGCCGCCTCCTCCGCGAATCATCGGCTCCTCCCCTGCTACCAGCTCCAAGTCGCAGCATGTCGCGATCTGTTTGCATGCCGGCGAGCACCACCGTGTGCAATTCAGCGCCACCAACTTAGATTTTAAATATACTGTTTACATTCACGCCACGCCCATGATCACGTCGCACCAGTTCACCACCTCTGCGAACCCACCCACGTTCCCCAAGTCCATGCCGGCGAGCACCACCTTGAAGCCCATCGCCTCTGCTGCCCGCACAATCATCGGCACGTTGGTGAACCGCCGTGTGCCATTCAGCGCCAACAACAGGAGCCGCGGTTGCAGCTCCAGGTGTGCCCGAAGGCTGACGGCGAGCTCCTGCGGGAGGTATGCCTCGCGCAGGAATTTGGTGAAATCGAGCTTGGAGGGTAATTTTGGAATAAATAAATTGGTAACCCTGGCATCATCCAAAACCTTAGATTTCGGAGGTAATGCAATTCCGGGTTGCATGCCGACTTTGCTGACGTGGCGGGAATTGTTTATTACCGGGAATCActcattacctaaaccaaacaaggtttttgttgataacctaccaaggttatcaatgataacctaccaaggttatcaatgataacccccaaccaaacaccccctaagagTTATCACCCGATCATATACAACTCTCGTTTGGGATCCAAAATCGTAGAGGGCGGAGGCCTTTTTCCTTCCACCATCTACTttataataaatctcatttaacTGGTCTATGGATAGAGTTTGCACCTTAGTTCCCTCAGTAGCAGGCTAAGACACTTGTGCAACCCTAGCAGTAAtttcttcctatttatattaaaaaattattcatataagatatttattaaaaaaagttaATCATCGTTAACGGTTAAAGATATTCAAGTTTATATTCTTACGTCTAATGTCGAAAATCGACGATCCACAAATGTGTCATCCTTTAACTTGTGTGTCTTGGTAAATACCTCCCAACAAGTAATAGATCATTGTAGCTCACTTTTCTGAACATTAAAGAATACAATTAAATTAAGATATTAGAAATCATTGATAATTAAATAAttcttatataaatttattaattttaaactcatcAAGTCTAAGGCATGCTCAATGATCGATCGGGATCTAGCTGTATGCTTTGTAGATCTAGTACTAAAGTCAGTCAGCTCAGTGTCTTTGTTGGCTTGAGCTATCGTTGAATTTGCCTCCCATCCGTC is drawn from Zingiber officinale cultivar Zhangliang chromosome 1B, Zo_v1.1, whole genome shotgun sequence and contains these coding sequences:
- the LOC121992612 gene encoding protein P21-like — protein: MATSTNAALCFFLFLLPLSINAATFQIVNSCSNTVWAAWATTGPQTGGGNQLNPGQSWTVNINAGSTGGRIWARTGCSSDGRNCQTGDCGMLQCQGYGRAPNTLAEFSLNQNNNLDFFDISNVAGYNVGIDFSPTTGGCRGIRCSANIVGECPAQLRAPGGCNDPCTVFGTQQYCCNNGPCDPTDFSRFFKARCPDAYSYPQDDRTSTVVFTCPGGTNYRVTFCP